A single Alosa sapidissima isolate fAloSap1 chromosome 17, fAloSap1.pri, whole genome shotgun sequence DNA region contains:
- the LOC121688598 gene encoding 60S ribosomal protein L24-like — MKVELCSFSGYKIYPGHGRRYARIDGKVFQFLNAKCESAFLAKRNPRQINWTVLYRRKHKKGQSEDVAKKRSRRAVKFQRAITGASLAEIMAKRNQKPEVRKAQREQAIRAAKEAKKAKQVTKKPSAASGAKAPAKAAPKQKIAKPMKVNAPRVGGKR; from the coding sequence ATGAAAGTCGAACTCTGTAGCTTCAGTGGTTACAAGATTTATCCCGGCCATGGCCGACGATATGCCAGGATTGACGGAAAGGTCTTCCAGTTCCTGAACGCCAAGTGCGAATCAGCTTTCCTGGCCAAGAGGAACCCCAGGCAGATCAACTGGACCGTTCTGTACAGGCGGAAGCACAAGAAGGGCCAATCCGAAGATGTGGCTAAGAAGCGCAGTCGCCGGGCTGTCAAGTTCCAGAGAGCCATCACCGGTGCTTCCTTGGCCGAGATCATGGCGAAGAGAAATCAGAAGCCCGAGGTACGGAAGGCCCAGAGAGAACAGGCGATAAGGGCTGCTAAGGAGGCAAAGAAAGCCAAGCAGGTTACGAAGAAGCCGTCAGCTGCATCAGGTGCAAAGGCTCCCGCGAAGGCAGCTCCCAAACAGAAGATTGCCAAGCCAATGAAAGTCAACGCACCCCGTGTTGGAGGAAAGCGCTAA
- the LOC121688597 gene encoding alpha-crystallin B chain-like isoform X2, translating into MRGECSLAGQEETKHLTSLLESDQREGEASRAAPEEDKYERDESRATQPLCTRTTCFTPHRTTEHRTAASMDVTIQHPWFRRPYFPSYFPSRVYDQFFGEHIPDGDMFSPFFSMFFNRPFYMRNWMDSGFSEMRSDKDRFMINLDVKHFSPEDLTVKVNDDYVEVHGRHEERQDEHGYVSREFFRKYKIPAGVDPGAFTSCLSSDGVLSISAPRNLTDVPERNIPITCDEKPPAQK; encoded by the exons ATGAGGGGGGAGTGCAGCCTGGCAGGACAGGAAGAGACCAAACACTTGACATCATTATTGGAGAGTGATCAACGGGAGGGCGAGGCTTCCCGGGCCGCCCCAGAGGAGGATAAATACGAGAGGGACGAGTCCAGGGCCACACAGCCTCTCTGCACCAGGACCACCTGCTTCACACCGCACAGAACCACAGAGCACCGGACAGCAGCCAGCATGGACGTGACCATCCAGCACCCCTGGTTCAGACGCCCCTACTTCCCCAGCTACTTCCCCAGCCGGGTCTACGACCAGTTCTTCGGAGAGCACATTCCCGACGGAGATATGTTCTCCCCCTTCTTCTCCATGTTCTTCAACCGCCCCTTCTACATGCGCAACTGGATGGACAGCGGCTTCTCCGAG atgcgttCAGATAAAGATCGCTTCATGATCAACCTGGACGTGAAGCACTTCTCCCCCGAGGATCTGACAGTCAAGGTGAACGACGATTACGTGGAGGTGCACGGCAGGCATGAGGAACGACAG GATGAGCATGGGTATGTTTCCAGAGAGTTCTTCCGCAAGTACAAGATTCCAGCAGGCGTTGACCCCGGAGCGTTCACCTCCTGTCTGTCCTCCGATGGGGTTCTCAGCATCTCTGCCCCCCGGAACCTGACGGACGTTCCAGAGCGGAACATCCCCATCACCTGTGACGAGAAGCCCCCAGCGCAGAAGTAG
- the LOC121688597 gene encoding alpha-crystallin B chain-like isoform X1 — protein sequence MRGECSLAGQEETKHLTSLLESDQREGEASRAAPEEDKYERDESRATQPLCTRTTCFTPHRTTEHRTAASMDVTIQHPWFRRPYFPSYFPSRVYDQFFGEHIPDGDMFSPFFSMFFNRPFYMRNWMDSGFSEMRSDKDRFMINLDVKHFSPEDLTVKVNDDYVEVHGRHEERQVRPRGLGFSSSEDEHGYVSREFFRKYKIPAGVDPGAFTSCLSSDGVLSISAPRNLTDVPERNIPITCDEKPPAQK from the exons ATGAGGGGGGAGTGCAGCCTGGCAGGACAGGAAGAGACCAAACACTTGACATCATTATTGGAGAGTGATCAACGGGAGGGCGAGGCTTCCCGGGCCGCCCCAGAGGAGGATAAATACGAGAGGGACGAGTCCAGGGCCACACAGCCTCTCTGCACCAGGACCACCTGCTTCACACCGCACAGAACCACAGAGCACCGGACAGCAGCCAGCATGGACGTGACCATCCAGCACCCCTGGTTCAGACGCCCCTACTTCCCCAGCTACTTCCCCAGCCGGGTCTACGACCAGTTCTTCGGAGAGCACATTCCCGACGGAGATATGTTCTCCCCCTTCTTCTCCATGTTCTTCAACCGCCCCTTCTACATGCGCAACTGGATGGACAGCGGCTTCTCCGAG atgcgttCAGATAAAGATCGCTTCATGATCAACCTGGACGTGAAGCACTTCTCCCCCGAGGATCTGACAGTCAAGGTGAACGACGATTACGTGGAGGTGCACGGCAGGCATGAGGAACGACAGGTACGCCCACGAGGTCTGGGCTTCTCGTCCTCCGAG GATGAGCATGGGTATGTTTCCAGAGAGTTCTTCCGCAAGTACAAGATTCCAGCAGGCGTTGACCCCGGAGCGTTCACCTCCTGTCTGTCCTCCGATGGGGTTCTCAGCATCTCTGCCCCCCGGAACCTGACGGACGTTCCAGAGCGGAACATCCCCATCACCTGTGACGAGAAGCCCCCAGCGCAGAAGTAG